A region from the Synergistes jonesii genome encodes:
- a CDS encoding IS256 family transposase, translated as MARQRKLTPERKALIQSLLSHYKPEDAQDVQAMLRDLLGDTIQQMLEAEMDDHLGYSKYDYKNKHTDDSRNGYSPKTVTSSAGDIPIDVPRDRKGDFEPQSVKKNQTXXSNIEDXVLSMYAKGMTTRDISAHLQSIYGVDASAEMISRMTDRILP; from the coding sequence ATGGCAAGACAGAGAAAACTGACACCGGAAAGAAAAGCGCTTATTCAGAGTCTCCTTTCCCACTACAAACCGGAAGACGCCCAGGACGTACAGGCTATGCTGAGGGATCTTCTCGGAGATACGATCCAGCAGATGCTGGAAGCCGAGATGGATGACCATCTCGGTTACAGCAAATATGACTACAAGAACAAGCATACAGATGACAGCCGCAACGGCTACAGCCCTAAAACAGTCACCTCTTCGGCCGGAGATATCCCGATCGACGTCCCCAGAGACCGCAAGGGTGACTTCGAACCGCAGTCAGTCAAAAAGAACCAGACCGAKAKCTCAAATATAGAGGATCASGTCCTGTCCATGTATGCAAAAGGCATGACGACCCGGGATATCTCGGCTCACCTGCAGTCTATCTACGGTGTGGATGCCTCTGCTGAAATGATTTCGCGAATGACGGATCGAATTCTGCCGA
- a CDS encoding tyrosine-type recombinase/integrase, translating into MLTELSVQSMKPKAQRFIRADRDGLYLEVVPGGQKYWWFVSQAGGKRKKVSIGKWPDVSLRRARELLAVKKREAGIACFSPAVEGVLLSEIAEEWYRVRISGFSEGHRARVRRWLDDYVLPKFKGRALATITGPEILAVCREAEGRGHFETAHRVLNVFSQVFKYAMPFYVQGDPTAILAGKLAPVRTKHFARVTDAREVSVLMRSIRGYPRPRVRNALLFSAYTFCRPGEVRMAEWGEFDLERAVWRIPAEKMKMRRPHIVPLAKQVVELLMDQKGRIDAAGLAGRFVFPSERGASRPMSADTVRIAIRSMGFGADAMTAHGFRGMASTLLNESGLWSPDAIELQLAHVEGNSVRAAYNETTMLPERARMMQWYADELDGLENGLP; encoded by the coding sequence TTGCTGACCGAGTTGTCTGTGCAGAGTATGAAGCCGAAGGCGCAGCGCTTTATTAGAGCCGACAGGGACGGGCTTTATCTTGAGGTCGTGCCCGGAGGGCAGAAGTATTGGTGGTTCGTATCGCAGGCCGGCGGCAAGAGGAAGAAGGTGTCGATAGGCAAGTGGCCCGACGTGTCTTTGAGGCGGGCGCGGGAGCTGCTGGCAGTTAAGAAGCGGGAGGCGGGGATCGCCTGTTTCTCCCCCGCGGTGGAGGGGGTGCTTTTGTCCGAGATCGCGGAGGAGTGGTACCGGGTGCGCATTTCCGGTTTTTCCGAAGGGCACAGGGCGCGCGTCCGCCGCTGGCTCGACGATTACGTCCTGCCGAAGTTCAAGGGGCGCGCGCTGGCCACGATAACTGGGCCGGAGATTTTGGCGGTCTGCCGCGAGGCGGAGGGCAGGGGGCATTTTGAGACGGCGCATCGGGTGCTGAATGTTTTCAGCCAGGTTTTTAAGTATGCGATGCCTTTTTATGTGCAGGGGGATCCTACGGCCATTTTAGCAGGGAAGCTGGCGCCGGTCCGCACGAAGCATTTCGCGAGGGTGACGGACGCCCGGGAGGTTTCGGTCCTGATGCGGAGCATCAGAGGGTATCCGCGCCCGCGCGTGCGCAACGCTCTGCTGTTTTCGGCGTATACTTTCTGTCGTCCCGGTGAAGTCCGGATGGCGGAGTGGGGCGAGTTTGATTTGGAGCGCGCCGTATGGCGCATTCCGGCAGAAAAGATGAAGATGAGGCGGCCGCATATCGTGCCGCTGGCGAAGCAGGTGGTCGAACTGCTTATGGATCAGAAGGGACGCATCGATGCGGCGGGACTTGCCGGCAGGTTCGTCTTTCCGTCTGAGCGCGGGGCGTCGCGCCCGATGAGCGCGGACACGGTGCGGATCGCCATCCGCTCTATGGGTTTCGGCGCTGACGCGATGACGGCGCACGGCTTTCGCGGAATGGCCTCTACGCTGCTTAATGAGTCGGGGTTGTGGAGCCCGGACGCTATAGAGCTTCAGCTCGCGCATGTAGAGGGCAATTCGGTCCGCGCGGCGTATAACGAGACGACGATGCTGCCGGAGAGGGCGCGGATGATGCAGTGGTACGCGGATGAGCTGGACGGGCTGGAGAACGGTTTGCCATAA
- a CDS encoding tetratricopeptide repeat protein, with protein sequence MAVTDSMQKKILMGIIAVLVIIGGIYFVGNTNKGSQLSSDGSAEYKQGVALSNEGKFKEALEQYEKSAERGNMPAAYMAGMYLTHGRAGIEKDITKGLSYLKKVADAGGKNAAYALGKAYMDPLKGVKRDYATGIKYIKMSAEKGHGTAMYVLGIYYEIGKGVEKDKQQAIEWLDKAAKTSKVSSIRTKAAARADRLRSAQ encoded by the coding sequence ATGGCGGTAACAGATTCAATGCAGAAAAAGATATTAATGGGGATCATCGCGGTTCTTGTAATAATAGGCGGCATCTACTTCGTGGGGAACACAAACAAGGGGTCTCAGTTGAGTTCTGACGGATCCGCTGAATACAAGCAGGGAGTTGCTCTTTCAAATGAAGGTAAATTTAAGGAAGCGCTTGAGCAGTACGAAAAATCAGCAGAGAGGGGTAATATGCCTGCGGCCTATATGGCCGGCATGTACCTCACACACGGACGCGCCGGTATCGAAAAAGATATCACAAAGGGTTTGTCTTATCTGAAAAAAGTTGCCGACGCAGGAGGTAAGAACGCAGCTTACGCTTTAGGAAAGGCTTATATGGATCCTCTTAAAGGCGTAAAAAGAGACTATGCCACCGGAATAAAATACATAAAAATGTCCGCTGAAAAAGGGCACGGTACGGCAATGTATGTGCTCGGCATTTACTATGAAATTGGCAAGGGCGTCGAAAAAGACAAACAGCAGGCGATAGAGTGGCTGGATAAGGCCGCTAAGACGTCTAAGGTAAGTTCTATAAGAACGAAGGCCGCTGCGCGCGCGGACAGACTCCGCAGCGCACAATAA